The window CGGCGGCATCGTCTCGGCCGCGATCAGCGCCGCGACCTACCGTCAGTTGGCGCTCACCGGCGGCAACGCCATATTTTCCTGAGGGAAACGCAAGAGGCCTTTGTCCGTGACGTCATGAAGTGATCGCAAACCGGACGACGGCCCGCTAATGAGGGACATTGGGCGCACAAAAAGGAACAAGGGCAAGTTCAACAAAGGGGGAAAATCATGGTCAAGATGAGTATCGGTGCCGCTTTTTCGGAGACCTTCGGGTTTCTGAAGACCAATTGGATGCAGATGCTGTTGTGGCTTGGCGGCGCGGTGGTGATCGCCTGCCTGCTCGGCTGGTTGCTGTTGCGCAATGCGATGATGACCATGATGATGGCGCAGGGCGATCCGTCGGCCGCATTCGGAGCCTTCGGGTCGATCATTCTGTTCGGTTTCATCGCCGGGACGATCGTCTATGCGGCGAGCCTTTTGATCTGGCGGACCGGACTGGTCGGCGGCGAGCCTGCCAGCGATATCGGCTGGGGCCTGGGCGCGGGCGCCGCGCTGATGCTCGCCAACTTCGTCGTGCAGATCGCGTTGATGATCGTCTTCTACATCGTGTTGTTCATCGTCGGCCTGCTGGCGTTCGGCATTTTCGGTGCCAGCGGCATGTCGCTGGAGAGTTTCGCGACCGGCGGTGCATCGGCGGGACTTATCCTGTTCGGCGTGATCTTCTATGTCGCGTTGATCGTCTTCTTCCTGTGGTTCTTTGGTCGCCTGACCGCCGCCGGCCCGGTGATGGCGGTGAACCGTTCGTCGAATCCCTTTTCGGCCTTCGCCGAATCGTGGAGGCTGACGAGCGCATCGCAATGGACGATCGTCGGCTTCAATTTCCTGATGATCCTCCTCTTTCTCGTCTTCTTTTTCATCGTCTCGATGGTCTTCGGCGGGGTTGCGAGCGCGATGATGACGCCCGACGCGGGCATGGGCGCGATGATCGGCGCGCTCATCATGGCGCTGGTCATCTATGTGCCGGTGGTTCTGGTGTCGGTGTCGATGCCGGCGGGCATCTATCGCTGCATCGGGGTGCAGGGTTCGCCGGACGTTTTCGCCTGAGGTGAGCCGATCAAAGCAAAAGAAGGGGCGCTCCGGAAACGGGGCGCCCTTTTCGCATCAGCTCCACTTGGCGAGTGGCGGCAGGCTCATCAGGATCGCGTCGATATTGCCCCCGGTCTTGAGCCCGAACAGGGTGCCGCGATCGTAGACGAGATTGAATTCGGCATAGCGGCCGCGCCAGATGAGCTGCGCCTCGCGGTCGGCGTCGGTGAAGGGCAGGCCCATGCGTCGCCGCACGATCTGCGGAAAGATATCGAGGAAGGCCTCGCCGACCGCGCGGGTCAGCTGGAAATTGCGGTCGAACTCGGCATCGTCGCCGGTTTCGAGATGGTCATAGAATATGCCGCCGACGCCGCGATGGACGCCGCGGTGCGGAATATAGAAATAATCCTCGGCCCATTTGGCATAGCGTTCATAGACCTCGGGGCCGAAAGGCGCGCAGGCGGCGCGCAGCCGGGCATGAAAGGCGTCGGTGTCCTCGGCATAGGGAATCGGCGGATTGAGGTCGGCGCCGCCGCCGAACCAGCGTCGCGTCGTGACGAGGAAGCGCGTGTTCATATGCACAGCGGGAACATGCGGGTTCGCCATATGCGCGACGAGGCTGATCCCGGTCGCGAAAAAACTGGGGTCCTCGGCCGCGCCGTGGATCGACGCGGCGAAATCGGGGGCGAATTGGCCGCCGACGGTCGAGACATTGACCCCGACCTTTTCGAATACCTGGCCGGTCATTACCCCGCGCACTCCGCCGCCGCCTGCACCGGAGTCGAGTCCTTCGGCCTCGCGGTCCCACGGCGTATAGGCGAAGCGCGCGTCGCTGCCGGCTTCGGTCTCGATCGCCTCGAATTCGGCGCAGATCCGGTCGCGCAGCGATTCGAACCAGTCGCGCGCGGCCTGTTGCTGGGGATCGAGCGAAATCATGCGGGAAAACCTTTCGTCTGCCGAAGCGCTTCGGCGAGCGCGATGCCAGCCGCGACCGCGACATTCAAGGAGCGAAAGCCCTGGCTCATCGGAATCGCGACCCGCGCGGTCACCGCCGCATGGACATGATGCGGGACGCCCGCGCTTTCCGATCCGAACAGCAGGATGTCGCTTGCGGTGAAATCGAACCGGGGCAGGGGCGTCGCCCCCGTCGTCGTCAGGAGCACGAGCCGCTGGCCGCCGATTTGCGACCATATCCGGAACGCGTCCCAGTCTGGGTGGCGCCGCACATTGGCGCGCACCGCATAATCCATGCCTGCACGCTTCAGCGCGCCGTCGGAGAAGGGAAAGCCGCACGGCTCGATAATATGCGCGGGCACGCCGAAACAGGCGGCGGTGCGCAGCGTGGTACCGACATTGCCCGCGATGTCGGGCTGAAACAGGGCGATTTCCATGCGCTTTCCTTAGGGCGCGCGGCGTCGCAAATCGAGCGTTTCGGCGCCGCGACATGATCCGGTCAAAGAAGCGGAAATTGCCTGTTGGCAAGCTCCGACTGTGCGGCTATCAGGCCCGCAATTCCCGGAGGGGCCGCCGGGGCGCGCCATTTCGTGCGCGCGCAATCAGGGTGGCCCTCAGCCCGGGGAAATTGTCAGTTCAGCCATACAAGGGCAATCGAATGGCCAGTGAAACCGAACACACCGCCGGAATCGAAGACGGGGTGCGCCGCCGTGATTTCATCAACATTGCAGCGGTCAGCTTTGCGGGGGTCGGTGCGGCCGCGGTCGTGCTGCCGCTGGTCAACCAGATGAACCCGTCGGCGGACGTGCTCGCGCTGTCGACGACCCAGATCGATATTTCGGCAATCCAGCCGGGCCAGGCGATCAAGACGAGCTGGCGCAAGCAGCCGGTGTTCGTTCGCAACCTGGTCGCCAAGGAAATCGCCGAGGCGAAAGCGGTGCCGCTGGGTGACCTGCGCGACCCCGAAACGATCGACCAGCGGACCAAGCCGGGCAAGGAAAACTGGCTGATCACGCTCGGCGTCTGCACCCATTTGGGCTGCGTGCCGCTCGGCGCTGCTGAGGGCGAGAATCGTGGCGATTTCGGCGGCTATTTCTGCCCGTGCCACGGGTCGCACTACGACACCGCGGCGCGCATTCGTAAAGGTCCGGCACCCAAGAATCTGGTTGTGCCGCCTTATAATTTTGACAGCGACACCGTCGTGACGATCGGCTGAGGAGCGAGATAAGATGAGCTTTCCCTGGGCCAAGCAATATCAGCCGCAGCATCCGTTGATGCAGTGGCTGGACGAGAAGCTGCCAATGCCGCGCCTCGTCTACAACGCGATCGGTGCCGGCTATCCGGTGCCGCGCAACCTCAACTATTTCTGGAATTTCGGCGTCCTCGCCGGCGCCGCGCTGGCGATTCAGATCATCACCGGCATCGTGCTGGCGATGCATTATGCCGCCAATGCGGGCGTCGCCTTCAATTCGGTCGAGCATATCATGCGCGACGTGAACGCCGGCTGGTTCATCCGCTATGCGCATATGAACGGCGCGAGCATGTTCTTCATCGTCGTCTATCTCCACATCTTCCGCGGCCTTTTCTACGGATCGTACAAGGCGCCGCGCGAAATGGTGTGGTTGCTGGGCGTCGTGATCTTCCTGCTGATGATGGCGACCGCCTTCATGGGCTATGTGCTGCCGTGGGGCCAGATGAGCTTCTGGGGCGCGCAGGTGATCACCGGCTTCTTCTCGGCGATACCGCTCGTCGGCGAACCGGTCCGCGAATGGCTGCTCGGCGGCTTCGTCCCCGACAATGCCACGCTCAACCGTTTCTTCTCGCTGCACTATCTGCTGCCGTTCGTGATCGCGGGTGTCATCATCCTGCACATCTGGGCGCTGCACATCCCGGGTTCGTCGAACCCGACCGGCATCGAAGTGAAGGACGAACAGGACACCGTCCCGTTCCACCCCTATTACACCGCGAAGGACGGCTTCGGACTCGGTATCTTCCTGCTCATCTTCGCCGCGCTGACCTTCTTCAGCCCGAACATGCTGGGCCATGCCGACAACTATATCCCGGCGAACTCGCTTTCGACCCCGGCGCACATCGTTCCCGAATGGTATTTCCTGCCCTTCTACGCGATCCTGAAGGCCTTCACCTTCAACTTCCTGTGGATCGACGCGAAGCTGTGGGGCGTGATCGCGATGTTCGCTTCGATCGCGGTGCTGTTCTTCCTGCCCTGGCTCGACAGCTCGCCGGTCAAGTCGTCGACCTATCGCCCGATCTATCGCTGGTTCTTCTGGGTCCTGGTGATCGACGTGTTCATCCTGGGTTTCTGCGGCATGCAGCCGGCCGAACAGCCCTATGTGATCATGAGCCAGATCGGTGCGATCTATTATTTCGCCCACTTCCTGGTGATCCTGCCGATCGTGTCGCGCATCGAACGTCCGTTGCCGATGCCGAATTCGATCACCGAGGCGGTTCTCGCCAAGCATGCCGACACGCCGTCGGCGGCCACGGCCTGAGCGCCGGACTTTAATAGGAGCTGATACAGCCATGGTTCGTCCGCTCGGATTCCTCGTCGGCCTCGGTTTCATTGCCGCGCTGGTGCTCGCGATTCTCACGACGCCGCTCAGCAATGAAGAGAATGTCGCCCACAAGTTTCACGAACATCCCAAGCATCTGAAGCTCGCCAGCGACGGCCTGCTGCCCCATTGGGACAAGCAGCAGCTGCAGCGCGGCATGCAGGTGTACAAGGAGGTCTGCTCGGCCTGCCACAGCCTGCACCTCGTCGCCTTCCGCGACATCGAGGCGCTGGGTTACAGCGAAGGCCAGGTGAAGACCTTCGCCAAGGGTTTCCAGGTTCCGTCGATCAACCCCGACACCGGCGAACCGGCAACCCGCGATGGGCTGTCGTCGGATTATTTCCCGTCGCCCTATGCCAATGAAACCGCGGCGCGTGCGGCGAACAACAATGCGTTGCCGCCCGACCTGTCGCTGATCACCAAGGCGCGCGAAGGCGGCAAGGACTATGTCTATTCGCTGCTGACCGGGTTCAAGAACCCGCCGGCTAACCTGCCCGCCGAACTCAAGCCGGGCACCGGGCTGCACTACAACCCCTATTTCGCGAACCTCAATCTCGCGATGGCGCCGCCGCTGGCTCCGAACCAGGTCACCTATGCCGACGGCACCAAGGCGACGGTCGACCAGATGGCCAAGGACGTCACCGCGTTCCTCGTCTGGACCGCCGAGCCGAAGCTGGTGAAGCGCGTGCAGGTCGGTTGGGCCGTCGTGATCTTCCTGGCGATGTTCAGCGTGCTCGCCTATCTGTCGTACCGGAACATCTGGGCCGACAAGAAGCATTGAGCGGACTAGGGAGGGCGCGTCCCATGATCGCCCTCCCGCCGCAGCCGGACCTCGACCTCGCGTCGCTGGTCCGCACCATTCCCGACTTTCCCAAGCCGGGCATCCAGTTTCGCGACATCACGACACTGATCGGCGACGCCGCCGGCTTTTCCGAAGCCGTGCGGCGTCTTTCCGTTCGCGCGGCAAGCCATGCGCCTGACCTGATCGTTGCGGTCGAGGCGCGCGGCTTCCTGTTCGGCGCCGCGATGGCGACCGCGATGGGGCTGGGCCTCGTGCCCGTGCGCAAGGCGGGCAAGCTGCCCGGCGTCACCATCGGGGTCGATTATGAACTCGAATATGGCGTCGACCGGCTCGAACTGCACGAAGGCGCGGTGCTGCCCGGCCACCGCGTGGTGTTGGTCGATGATCTGCTCGCTACCGGCGGCACGATCCTCGCCACTGCCGAACTGATGCGCAATGCCGGGGCGGAGGTTGCTGCCGCGATGTTCGTGATCGACCTGCCCGATCTCGGTGGGTCGCAGCGGCTGACGGCGGCCGGACTGGCGTGCGAGACGCTGATCGCCTTCGACGGAGATTAGGCGGTTGGTCTCGGACCTTCGAGGCCGTTTAGCCGCCCTCGGCCCAGCGCACAATGCGCGCCCACAGTGGCAAGATGGCCGAGAGCGCAAGCAATATGGCGGCAGGAACCCAGATCAGCACCGAATATTTATAGAATTGTAGCGCCAAACCCGGATCGTTGCGATTGGCCGGCTCGATTACCGGAAATGCCACGACCCGGATGATCGCAATCAGGACGAGGAAAATTCCCCATTTGAAAAGCCGTGAAGGTGGGAGCATCGGACTTGGCTATCACGACTCTTGTCCTACGCAAAACGCCCGCACCTTTCAGCGCGGGCGTTCGAAGCGTCCAAGGGGGAAGGGCGCTTTTTAGAAGGGGACCCAGTTCTGCTTCTTGCGGAACTTCATATAGCCGACATTGGCGCCTAACCGTGCGCCGACGCCGACGCGGATCGGGATCAGCACCACGTCACCACGGCGCAGGTACGACGCGTTGAAGCCGCCGATCAGATAGGCAGCGCCTTCACCCGCCGGATAGCGCTTGTAGAGATCCTGGGTGTCGAACAGATTGTAGACGAGGACGAAGGTGTTGCCCGCGTTGGCGCCCGCGTCGAAGCCGATCGACGGGCCGGTCCAGTAAGCGGGCATCTCGCCCTCGATCTTGTGGAACAAAGTGCCCGAGCCGTAGCGCACGCCAAGCACCAGCGCGCCGCCGGCTTCGCGGCCGACGATATAGGCATTGGGTTCGCCTTGTTTCTTGAGGATGTCCTCGATCAGCCCGGCAAGGCCCTGTGCGCCCTTACCGAACACGCCCTCAGCGGCGCCGATCAGATCGTCCTTCTTGTAGGTCGAGCCCGGGGGTGCGTTCGTCGCCGCAGCTTCGGGACCGGTGGTCGGGGTCGCCGCCGTGTCGGGTGAGGTTACCTGATCGCCGGTCGCGAGATCACTGTCATAGGACGTATCGCCGCTCGTCGTGCTGGTGGCTGGCGGCGGCGGGGCCGGGTTGTCGAGATCGGCATCGATCGCGCTGTTGGGATCGATCTGCGTCATTTGCGCCGCCGCAGGTAGCGGCGACACGGCGAGGCCGATCGAAGCGATGGCCATCAAGGCGAGACTGGAAAGCGACTGACGCATGATATTCCCCCAAATTCCGGGCCGGCGACGCGCGATCGCGCCGCAGGGCAGTATTTACCATGACTCCAATTGGCCGGCGGGCAATGAACCGGCGATGACCTGAGTCGATTTTGCGCCAGGCCGAATCGATTTCGGCGCCGATCCGATGCTCGGGTGCAAAAAAATGGCAATGTTTGCCGTTGCGGGGTGCGAGGCGGCTGGCTATAGCGACCCGCCTAAGCCAGCCTGTCGTTAGCGCGACAGACCATGCGGAGACGTGGGTGAGTGGCTGAAACCAACGGTTTGCTAAACCGTCGTACTGGTAAATCCGGTACCGAGGGTTCGAATCCCTCCGTCTCCGCCACCTACCCTTCCGCAGGGGTCCGTCTCAGTCCACAGAGATTGAGCTTTTCCCAGAAAACCAGAGCTTTTCGGATTCGCTCGTCCGCGACGTCTTTACGCGGCTCGGCGAGGCGACGGCGTGCGGCCTGAAGAGCCGCTTGGTGCGCGGTTTGCAGGAGGATTCTCGCGCCGCCAGCGTTTCGCCGCGATCGACTTGCCGAACAGCGCGCGGGCCATGCCCTGCCGGGTCGTCTCCTGCATGGGGCCTCGCGGAGATTGAGTCCGGTTATGCGGTGCTCGACGAGGATTGGCAGGGTGCCTTGAAAGCGGACATTCGTATTTCACCGTCATCGACTATATCCGCCAAGCCGGATTTAACCCGGCGACATGTCCTTGCTGGTACTCGCCCGGCGGGCTAGTGGAGCTGAGCGTAAGTGCTCGCGTTCATTTTGAATGCGCAATCAATTTTGCCGTTCGCACGTCAGGCAACCATCGCGACACGATATTCGTCCGAGCGACAACAGGATGCGTAGTGAAACTTCGCCAGATTGAAATCTTCCACGCCGTTTATGTGACTGGCTCGGTCAGCGCCGCGGCGCGGGTGCTGAATATTTCGCAACCGTCGGTCACGAAAATCTTGCGTTATGCGGAGACCAGCCTCGGGCTGTCGTTATTCGAACGGACGAAGGGGCGCCTGGTCCCCACCGAGGATGCGCACGAGCTTTTCCTGGAGGTGGCGGAGGTCCAGAAGCGTGTCGACCAGCTCCGGCGGGCGAGCCGCAACCTGCGGTTCGGGCAAGGGCGGACACTGCGCGTTTCGGTGCTGCCGTCCCTCGGGCTCGGGGCGATACCGGACGCGGTGACAGCGTTTCTGGCCAAGCATGAAGGCGTGTCGCTGGAACTGCACACGGCGCATCACGACGACATGGTGCGCAAGCTTTACGAGCGGGAAACGGACCTGGTCATCAGCTATGACGTGCCGTCGACCGCCCCCGTCGGCTTCGACGTGCTGGGCACGGGAGAATTGGTCGCGGTCTATAAACCGGGCGCGATTCAATGCGACGCGCCGCGCATGCCGCTGAACGCTCTGGAGGGGCATCGGTTCATCACCACCGTCAAGAGCGGTCCGATGGGCAATCTGCTGTCCGAGGAACTCGCCCAGACGGGGGTGATGCTGAACGACGTCGTCTCGTCCCAGACCTTCTTTGTCGCGGCGGCGCTTGTCCGGTCCGGGGCGGGCGTATCGATCGTCGACAGTTTCACGGCGCAGGCGACCGCTACGCCCGACATCGCCTTCAAGCCGCTCCAGCCGCCCATCCCGTTCAACGTTTATGCCATCTATCTGCAGAACCGGCCCCCGTCGAAATTGGCGACCGTTTTGCTGAAGCATCTGAAAAGCGCCTTTCAAGCCTATAGAAAATTTCTATAGGCCGCTGCCGCATAGATATTGTTCGGATCGTCCGTCGCGGATTAGGCAAGCAACATCTGTCAGTCAGCAAAGCGGATCATTGCGCTTGTCCTTCGATATTTGTGGTATTTCCGGGGTCGTATCCAGCCAATGGTCCGGCCTGGGCAGGCTTGGCCATCGCTTGAGGCGAGGGCGGCGTGGGACGCTGGCCGCATTGCTGGCCGGTGCCGGGATTGCGATAGGCATGGGAGGAATCGGATCGTCCTCGGCGCAGGTCGTCGACCAGCCGCGCGTCCACGCTCGCGACATTGGTATCGCGCCGGGAATATTTGCGCCCGGCCCTCTCAATTCCATCACCGACGTCGATGGCGTGCGAGTTGGCCAGGTGACACGTATCGAGGGCGCCGACGTCAGGACCGGCGTCACGGCGATCTTGCCGCACGGCGGCAATATTTTCCAGGACAAGGTGCCCGCGGGTATCGTCGTCGCCAATGGATTCGGCAAATTTGCGGGCGCGACGCAGATCGCCGAGCTGGGCGAGATCGAGACGCCGATCGTCCTGACCAACACCTTGAGCGTCGCGCCGGCGATCGATGGCATTCTCGACTGGACCCTGACGCGGCCCGGCAATGAACATGTCCGGTCGGTCAATGCGGTGGTGGGCGAAACCAACGACAGTGTGCTCAACAACATCCGCAAGCGGGTGATCGGCCGGTCTGACGTGATCGCGGCCATCGAGGCCGCGACCGGCGGCCCGGTTGCGGAAGGCAGCGTGGGCGCCGGCACGGGCACCATGGCCTTTGGCTGGAAAGGCGGTATCGGCACGAGTTCGCGCATGCTCCCACCGGCGCTGGGCGGCTATCGTGTCGGCGTGCTGGTGCAAACCAATTATGGCGGGACGCTGACGATGGATGGCGTCCCCGTCGGCAAAGCCTTGGGGCGCTATTATCTGCGCGAGCATAGCGAGCGGGCGTCGGCCGACGGGTCGATCATTCTGGTCGTGGCGACCGATGCGCCGCTCAGCGACCGGAATCTGACCCGGCTCGCCCATCGTGCAATCGCAGGTCTGGCGCGGACCGGGGCAGCCTTTTCAAACGGGTCCGGCGACTATGCCATCGCTTTCTCGACCGCCGACGGAGTTCGCCGGACGGCAGCACGGCGAGCCGGCGTCGCGGCCTATCCCGAACTGGCCAATGACGAGATGTCGCCGCTGTTCGTGGCGGTGTCGGAAGCGGCCGAGGAAGCAATCTATAATTCGCTGCTGATGGCGACGACCATCGACCGGCAGGCGACGGCCGAAGCCGGAGCGGCGAGGGGAGAGGCGCTCGACATCGCGGCGGTCAGGCAGGCGATCGCACGCTATCGACCGGCGGCGACACGGCGCCCGGCGCCGGCGAAGGGGAATGTCCGTTGAGGCGGGTCGACATATTGGTGATCGGCGGCGGGATTGCCGGCGTGTCGGCGGCGGCGCGGTTCGCGCAGCGGTCGGAAACCATCTTGCTCGAACGCGAAAGCGCGCTTGGCTATCATTCGTCGGGGCGCAGCGCGACCTTCTATCATTTCGGCATCGGCGATGATGCGGTGCGCGGGCTGACGGCGGCCAGCCGCCACTTCTTCGCCAATCCGCCGGGTGGAGAGGAACTGCCGCCGCTGTGGCAGACGAAATCGGCCATGTTCTTCGCAACGGCCGAAACGATGGACCAACTGACGGCGCTCGAAACCGAAATGCGGCGCTTTTCTGACAATATCTCGCAAGTGGGACCGGCTGAGATGCAGGCGATTGTCCCCGTGCTGAAGGTCGGGACGGGCGGCGCGGTTGCCGGACTGGTCGATACGGGTGGTCGCAAGCTGGACGCCGATCTGCTCCTCCAAGCCAATGCGCGCGCGCTGCGGGCGGCAGGCGGCGAGATACATTTCCACGCCGGGGTTACGGGTATCGCGCACGACGGGGCCGATTGGATCGTCGATACGGTGGAGGAGAGTTACGCAGCCCGGATCGTCGTCAACGCAGCGGGCGCCTGGGCGGATGA is drawn from Sphingopyxis sp. OPL5 and contains these coding sequences:
- the hemF gene encoding oxygen-dependent coproporphyrinogen oxidase, coding for MISLDPQQQAARDWFESLRDRICAEFEAIETEAGSDARFAYTPWDREAEGLDSGAGGGGVRGVMTGQVFEKVGVNVSTVGGQFAPDFAASIHGAAEDPSFFATGISLVAHMANPHVPAVHMNTRFLVTTRRWFGGGADLNPPIPYAEDTDAFHARLRAACAPFGPEVYERYAKWAEDYFYIPHRGVHRGVGGIFYDHLETGDDAEFDRNFQLTRAVGEAFLDIFPQIVRRRMGLPFTDADREAQLIWRGRYAEFNLVYDRGTLFGLKTGGNIDAILMSLPPLAKWS
- a CDS encoding tRNA (cytidine(34)-2'-O)-methyltransferase, producing MEIALFQPDIAGNVGTTLRTAACFGVPAHIIEPCGFPFSDGALKRAGMDYAVRANVRRHPDWDAFRIWSQIGGQRLVLLTTTGATPLPRFDFTASDILLFGSESAGVPHHVHAAVTARVAIPMSQGFRSLNVAVAAGIALAEALRQTKGFPA
- the petA gene encoding ubiquinol-cytochrome c reductase iron-sulfur subunit, which produces MASETEHTAGIEDGVRRRDFINIAAVSFAGVGAAAVVLPLVNQMNPSADVLALSTTQIDISAIQPGQAIKTSWRKQPVFVRNLVAKEIAEAKAVPLGDLRDPETIDQRTKPGKENWLITLGVCTHLGCVPLGAAEGENRGDFGGYFCPCHGSHYDTAARIRKGPAPKNLVVPPYNFDSDTVVTIG
- a CDS encoding cytochrome b, with the translated sequence MSFPWAKQYQPQHPLMQWLDEKLPMPRLVYNAIGAGYPVPRNLNYFWNFGVLAGAALAIQIITGIVLAMHYAANAGVAFNSVEHIMRDVNAGWFIRYAHMNGASMFFIVVYLHIFRGLFYGSYKAPREMVWLLGVVIFLLMMATAFMGYVLPWGQMSFWGAQVITGFFSAIPLVGEPVREWLLGGFVPDNATLNRFFSLHYLLPFVIAGVIILHIWALHIPGSSNPTGIEVKDEQDTVPFHPYYTAKDGFGLGIFLLIFAALTFFSPNMLGHADNYIPANSLSTPAHIVPEWYFLPFYAILKAFTFNFLWIDAKLWGVIAMFASIAVLFFLPWLDSSPVKSSTYRPIYRWFFWVLVIDVFILGFCGMQPAEQPYVIMSQIGAIYYFAHFLVILPIVSRIERPLPMPNSITEAVLAKHADTPSAATA
- a CDS encoding cytochrome c1; amino-acid sequence: MVRPLGFLVGLGFIAALVLAILTTPLSNEENVAHKFHEHPKHLKLASDGLLPHWDKQQLQRGMQVYKEVCSACHSLHLVAFRDIEALGYSEGQVKTFAKGFQVPSINPDTGEPATRDGLSSDYFPSPYANETAARAANNNALPPDLSLITKAREGGKDYVYSLLTGFKNPPANLPAELKPGTGLHYNPYFANLNLAMAPPLAPNQVTYADGTKATVDQMAKDVTAFLVWTAEPKLVKRVQVGWAVVIFLAMFSVLAYLSYRNIWADKKH
- a CDS encoding adenine phosphoribosyltransferase; the encoded protein is MIALPPQPDLDLASLVRTIPDFPKPGIQFRDITTLIGDAAGFSEAVRRLSVRAASHAPDLIVAVEARGFLFGAAMATAMGLGLVPVRKAGKLPGVTIGVDYELEYGVDRLELHEGAVLPGHRVVLVDDLLATGGTILATAELMRNAGAEVAAAMFVIDLPDLGGSQRLTAAGLACETLIAFDGD
- a CDS encoding DUF1134 domain-containing protein; this translates as MRQSLSSLALMAIASIGLAVSPLPAAAQMTQIDPNSAIDADLDNPAPPPPATSTTSGDTSYDSDLATGDQVTSPDTAATPTTGPEAAATNAPPGSTYKKDDLIGAAEGVFGKGAQGLAGLIEDILKKQGEPNAYIVGREAGGALVLGVRYGSGTLFHKIEGEMPAYWTGPSIGFDAGANAGNTFVLVYNLFDTQDLYKRYPAGEGAAYLIGGFNASYLRRGDVVLIPIRVGVGARLGANVGYMKFRKKQNWVPF
- a CDS encoding LysR family transcriptional regulator; this translates as MKLRQIEIFHAVYVTGSVSAAARVLNISQPSVTKILRYAETSLGLSLFERTKGRLVPTEDAHELFLEVAEVQKRVDQLRRASRNLRFGQGRTLRVSVLPSLGLGAIPDAVTAFLAKHEGVSLELHTAHHDDMVRKLYERETDLVISYDVPSTAPVGFDVLGTGELVAVYKPGAIQCDAPRMPLNALEGHRFITTVKSGPMGNLLSEELAQTGVMLNDVVSSQTFFVAAALVRSGAGVSIVDSFTAQATATPDIAFKPLQPPIPFNVYAIYLQNRPPSKLATVLLKHLKSAFQAYRKFL
- a CDS encoding P1 family peptidase codes for the protein MGGIGSSSAQVVDQPRVHARDIGIAPGIFAPGPLNSITDVDGVRVGQVTRIEGADVRTGVTAILPHGGNIFQDKVPAGIVVANGFGKFAGATQIAELGEIETPIVLTNTLSVAPAIDGILDWTLTRPGNEHVRSVNAVVGETNDSVLNNIRKRVIGRSDVIAAIEAATGGPVAEGSVGAGTGTMAFGWKGGIGTSSRMLPPALGGYRVGVLVQTNYGGTLTMDGVPVGKALGRYYLREHSERASADGSIILVVATDAPLSDRNLTRLAHRAIAGLARTGAAFSNGSGDYAIAFSTADGVRRTAARRAGVAAYPELANDEMSPLFVAVSEAAEEAIYNSLLMATTIDRQATAEAGAARGEALDIAAVRQAIARYRPAATRRPAPAKGNVR
- a CDS encoding NAD(P)/FAD-dependent oxidoreductase; this translates as MRRVDILVIGGGIAGVSAAARFAQRSETILLERESALGYHSSGRSATFYHFGIGDDAVRGLTAASRHFFANPPGGEELPPLWQTKSAMFFATAETMDQLTALETEMRRFSDNISQVGPAEMQAIVPVLKVGTGGAVAGLVDTGGRKLDADLLLQANARALRAAGGEIHFHAGVTGIAHDGADWIVDTVEESYAARIVVNAAGAWADEFAAMAGVRPLGLIPLRRTIIGFDPPQGLDVSDWPFLKTVFDDGFYMLPDAGRLLASPMDVTPSPACDAQPEDYETALAAWRVEEATTLSVDRIALKWAGLRSFVADKVPTAGFAPDAPGFFWLAGQGGYGLQTSPAMALAAEALLFELPWPELLREHGVEPRQIRPERLRI